In Streptomyces sp. NBC_00414, a single window of DNA contains:
- a CDS encoding AraC family transcriptional regulator, with the protein MLERLNEALEHIESRLDQPIEVAELARIAVTSEYHFRRLFSALAGFPLSEYIRRRRLTVAGAEVLAGERTLLEIAVGHGYGSGEAFARAFRAMHGVGPGEARQTGAALTSQPRLSFRLTVEGSSSMRYRIVNKEKFQVVGKRIRVPLVHEGMNPEIARFIRGLAPETLRRITALSDQDPAGIVGVSDNLDPSRAEGTQLDYYHGVVTGAGTTPPEDLDILPVPPGTWAVFESSGPFPLALQHMWRDVFTQWFPSNPYRSRPGPEILRTHLTPDAAQADAELWIPVERTAS; encoded by the coding sequence TTGCTGGAGCGACTGAACGAGGCCCTGGAGCACATCGAGTCACGTCTCGATCAGCCGATCGAGGTGGCCGAACTGGCGCGGATCGCGGTGACGTCGGAGTACCACTTCCGCCGGCTGTTCTCCGCGCTGGCGGGGTTCCCGCTGTCCGAGTACATCCGGCGCAGGCGACTCACGGTCGCGGGCGCCGAGGTACTCGCCGGAGAGCGGACGCTGCTGGAGATCGCGGTGGGTCACGGCTACGGCTCGGGGGAGGCCTTCGCGCGGGCGTTCCGTGCGATGCACGGCGTGGGCCCGGGCGAGGCCAGGCAGACCGGAGCCGCCCTGACCTCCCAGCCCCGGCTGTCCTTCCGCCTGACCGTCGAAGGGAGCAGCAGCATGCGATACCGCATCGTGAACAAGGAGAAATTCCAGGTGGTGGGCAAGCGGATCAGGGTCCCGCTCGTCCACGAGGGCATGAACCCGGAGATCGCGCGGTTCATCCGGGGCCTCGCCCCGGAGACGCTGCGGCGCATCACCGCCCTGTCCGACCAGGACCCGGCGGGAATCGTGGGGGTGAGCGACAACCTGGACCCGAGCCGAGCGGAGGGAACCCAACTCGACTACTACCACGGGGTGGTGACCGGAGCCGGGACCACACCCCCGGAGGACCTCGACATCCTCCCGGTCCCACCAGGCACCTGGGCGGTCTTCGAAAGCTCGGGCCCGTTCCCCCTGGCACTCCAGCACATGTGGCGGGACGTGTTCACCCAGTGGTTCCCGTCCAACCCGTACCGGAGCAGGCCGGGCCCGGAGATCCTCCGCACCCACCTGACCCCGGACGCCGCACAGGCGGACGCGGAACTGTGGATACCGGTGGAACGAACGGCGTCCTGA
- a CDS encoding polysaccharide deacetylase family protein: MARHSGGRGWHGKVLGAALGVALLAGGTSMWTAQAGQTSKETASVTPDVKPVAVSIVHASDKGARGVNITIDDGPDPVWTPQMLDVLKEYEVKATFCMVGTQAQAHPDLVKEVVAAGHRLCDHSVSHDTTMDKQSQAYQSKQILDAERMITKASGGVRPMYYRAPGGAFTPYSRKLAASRGMRPLGWNVDTKDFERPGTEAIVATVERELPEGPTLLFHDAGGDRSQTVEALRRILPQLKEQGRSFGFPVR; the protein is encoded by the coding sequence ATGGCGCGGCACAGTGGCGGGCGGGGTTGGCACGGCAAGGTGCTCGGCGCGGCGCTCGGAGTGGCGTTGCTCGCCGGCGGCACCTCGATGTGGACCGCGCAGGCCGGTCAGACGTCGAAGGAGACCGCGTCGGTCACGCCGGACGTCAAGCCGGTCGCGGTGAGCATCGTGCACGCCTCCGACAAGGGGGCGCGCGGCGTCAACATCACCATCGACGACGGCCCCGACCCCGTGTGGACGCCTCAGATGCTCGACGTACTGAAGGAGTACGAGGTCAAGGCCACGTTCTGCATGGTCGGGACGCAGGCGCAGGCCCACCCGGACCTCGTGAAGGAGGTCGTCGCGGCCGGGCACCGGCTGTGCGACCACTCGGTGTCGCACGACACCACCATGGACAAGCAGTCCCAGGCCTATCAGTCGAAGCAGATCCTCGACGCCGAACGCATGATCACCAAGGCTTCCGGGGGCGTACGGCCGATGTACTACCGGGCCCCCGGCGGTGCCTTCACCCCGTACAGCCGCAAGCTCGCCGCCTCCCGCGGGATGCGCCCGCTGGGCTGGAACGTCGACACCAAGGACTTCGAGCGGCCGGGCACGGAGGCCATCGTCGCCACCGTCGAGCGGGAGCTGCCCGAGGGGCCGACGCTCCTCTTCCACGACGCGGGCGGCGACCGCTCCCAGACCGTCGAGGCCCTGCGCCGGATCCTCCCCCAGCTCAAGGAGCAGGGTCGCTCCTTCGGGTTCCCGGTGCGCTGA
- a CDS encoding DUF4232 domain-containing protein: MRSTRSTTRRLVSRTAAASVVVAALALVGFQAAGAASAATATKASPVVTCTAANTKLTVSTVSRPINHLLLKATNTGAKPCYAYSAPFLRAGADAQAPLRWVEESTPQSVLMLEPGQSAYAGISAYSPDGEGGSQVTTLGVLFTDKKGNATATEKSLKLPGGGLFFNSAAAVTYWQDNAADALVW, translated from the coding sequence ATGCGCAGCACTCGTAGCACCACCCGTCGTCTCGTCTCCCGTACCGCCGCCGCCTCCGTGGTGGTCGCCGCCCTCGCGCTCGTCGGATTCCAGGCCGCCGGGGCCGCGTCCGCCGCCACCGCCACGAAGGCGTCCCCGGTCGTCACCTGCACGGCGGCGAACACCAAGCTGACCGTGTCCACGGTGTCCCGCCCGATCAACCACCTGCTGCTCAAGGCCACCAACACCGGTGCCAAGCCCTGCTACGCCTACAGCGCCCCCTTCCTGCGGGCCGGCGCCGACGCCCAGGCCCCGCTGCGGTGGGTCGAGGAGAGCACTCCGCAGTCCGTGCTGATGCTGGAGCCCGGCCAGTCCGCGTACGCCGGCATCTCGGCGTACTCCCCCGACGGCGAGGGCGGCAGCCAGGTGACGACCCTCGGTGTGCTCTTCACCGACAAGAAGGGCAACGCGACCGCCACGGAGAAGAGCCTGAAGCTGCCGGGCGGCGGTCTCTTCTTCAACAGCGCCGCCGCCGTCACGTACTGGCAGGACAACGCGGCGGACGCCCTCGTCTGGTAG
- a CDS encoding NADP-dependent oxidoreductase yields the protein MSRAVMYETFGGPEVLELREVPEPHAGAGEVRVRVAAVGLNPMDWVLAAMPEMAQRFGITLPSRFATDFAGTVDEVGDGVSGFAVGDRVHGAATGRAAADLVVVDPSGADTLRRTPPEIGDEVAATLTIAGMTASAALTAVGVKAGDTVLIGGAAGGVGVFAVQLAELAGARVIGTASEGTFDFLRQLGAEPVTYGPGLADRVRAAAPDGVSAATDLFGTEAAEAALVLGVPPERISTIAAPTPPEGVHATGGADAQPEDLQRITDAIVAGTLTVPIAATFPIDRIREAVQLQAGRRVHGKIVVTL from the coding sequence ATGAGCCGAGCCGTCATGTACGAAACCTTCGGAGGCCCCGAGGTACTGGAACTGCGCGAGGTGCCGGAGCCGCACGCGGGGGCAGGCGAGGTCCGCGTCCGGGTGGCCGCCGTCGGCCTCAACCCCATGGACTGGGTCCTCGCCGCCATGCCGGAGATGGCGCAGCGGTTCGGCATCACCCTGCCGTCCCGCTTCGCCACCGACTTCGCCGGCACCGTGGACGAGGTCGGCGACGGAGTATCCGGCTTCGCCGTGGGCGACCGTGTCCACGGCGCCGCGACGGGCCGGGCCGCTGCCGACCTGGTGGTGGTCGACCCCTCCGGGGCGGACACACTCCGTCGCACCCCGCCGGAGATCGGCGACGAGGTGGCCGCCACCCTCACGATTGCGGGAATGACGGCCTCGGCGGCGCTGACGGCGGTCGGTGTGAAGGCCGGCGACACCGTCCTGATCGGGGGCGCGGCGGGCGGAGTGGGCGTGTTCGCCGTCCAGCTTGCCGAGCTCGCGGGCGCCCGGGTGATCGGAACCGCGTCCGAGGGCACCTTCGACTTCCTGCGACAACTCGGCGCCGAACCCGTCACCTACGGCCCCGGCCTGGCAGACCGTGTGCGCGCGGCGGCCCCCGACGGCGTCAGCGCGGCGACCGACCTGTTCGGCACGGAAGCGGCCGAAGCGGCGCTGGTACTCGGCGTCCCTCCGGAGCGGATCTCGACGATCGCGGCCCCCACCCCTCCCGAGGGCGTGCACGCTACCGGAGGCGCCGACGCGCAGCCGGAGGACCTGCAACGGATCACGGACGCCATCGTCGCCGGGACCCTGACGGTGCCGATCGCCGCGACCTTCCCCATCGACCGGATCCGGGAAGCCGTACAACTGCAGGCGGGCCGCCGCGTACACGGAAAGATCGTGGTCACTCTCTGA
- a CDS encoding TetR/AcrR family transcriptional regulator: MARWEPDASRRLAHAALELFAERGYDDTTVLDIAQRAGLAKSTFFRHFQDKREVLFGEDALTGPVVAAIAEAPAGATPLEAVALGIDALGGTVFTPAHHAFSVRRRAVIEAHPDLQEREALKGISLTASIARALVRRGVPVLTARVAAELFALALKVTYERWSEVDNTDEYGDLARQTLSEVQAAVPAV; encoded by the coding sequence ATGGCTCGCTGGGAACCCGACGCATCACGACGGCTCGCTCACGCCGCCCTCGAACTGTTCGCGGAGCGCGGTTACGACGACACGACCGTGCTCGACATCGCGCAGCGCGCCGGGCTCGCCAAGAGCACCTTCTTCCGGCACTTCCAGGACAAGCGGGAGGTGCTCTTCGGCGAGGACGCGCTCACCGGGCCGGTCGTCGCCGCGATCGCGGAAGCGCCCGCCGGGGCCACTCCCCTCGAAGCGGTCGCACTCGGCATCGACGCGCTCGGAGGGACCGTCTTCACGCCCGCCCACCACGCGTTCAGCGTCCGGCGGCGGGCGGTGATCGAGGCCCATCCCGACCTTCAGGAGCGCGAAGCCCTGAAGGGCATCAGCCTCACCGCTTCCATCGCCCGGGCCCTGGTGCGCCGCGGGGTCCCCGTCCTCACCGCCCGCGTGGCCGCGGAGCTGTTCGCGCTCGCCCTGAAGGTCACCTACGAGCGGTGGAGCGAGGTGGACAACACCGACGAGTACGGCGACCTCGCCCGGCAGACCCTCAGCGAAGTGCAAGCCGCTGTCCCGGCCGTGTAG
- a CDS encoding DUF6215 domain-containing protein, which yields MPGLLLRLLPFWVREPLLIVVGSVLGVRITYLAVHDHDRVAAGLGAVFLVFTAIRVHAVVRALRARRNLGPTTSADGAAVDAAVQAQAQTQAQTQAVVVAEPRAGAGAAPGPGPATPEKEPNAWGQAFAAVALFGALAVALWAAPHLMPSDDNASQPASCSDGTHEELPKAYKGTPHPVTGEELCEAVNRPGLAQLLGTPGETATTVSSTNNTAPLTDEKVAQPEASVTFDTYTVNVSATYNELTTDQYVNLMKYGNETDVRTLTVLGRPAVLSSDHTMKLEIDLGSGGSGGPVEEGPLARTLTVALDRSDRGGYCDITVWSKPGTLPDDSALLDIAEKVLPRIPERSA from the coding sequence ATGCCAGGTCTCCTCCTCCGTCTCCTGCCGTTCTGGGTCCGCGAGCCCCTGCTCATCGTGGTCGGATCCGTCCTCGGCGTGCGCATCACGTATCTCGCCGTCCACGATCACGATCGGGTCGCGGCCGGTCTCGGGGCGGTGTTCCTCGTGTTCACCGCGATACGGGTCCACGCGGTGGTCCGGGCCCTGCGCGCACGCCGGAACCTGGGTCCGACAACCTCCGCGGACGGGGCGGCAGTCGATGCCGCCGTCCAGGCCCAGGCCCAGACCCAGGCCCAGACCCAGGCCGTGGTTGTGGCCGAGCCCCGGGCCGGGGCCGGAGCCGCGCCGGGGCCAGGCCCGGCCACTCCGGAAAAGGAGCCCAACGCATGGGGCCAGGCCTTCGCGGCCGTGGCCTTGTTCGGGGCGCTCGCGGTCGCGCTCTGGGCGGCCCCACACCTGATGCCGTCCGACGACAACGCCTCGCAACCCGCCTCGTGTTCGGACGGGACACACGAGGAGCTTCCGAAGGCCTACAAGGGCACACCCCACCCCGTGACCGGTGAAGAACTGTGCGAGGCGGTCAACCGGCCCGGCCTGGCCCAGCTCCTCGGAACGCCCGGAGAGACCGCGACCACCGTTTCCAGCACCAACAACACCGCTCCTCTGACTGACGAGAAGGTCGCCCAGCCGGAGGCCTCGGTCACGTTCGACACGTACACCGTGAATGTGTCGGCCACTTACAACGAGCTGACGACCGACCAGTACGTGAATCTGATGAAGTACGGGAACGAGACGGACGTCAGGACGCTCACGGTTCTCGGCCGGCCCGCGGTCCTCTCCTCGGATCACACCATGAAGCTGGAGATCGACCTCGGGAGCGGCGGATCCGGCGGACCGGTCGAAGAAGGCCCCCTGGCCAGGACGCTGACCGTGGCCCTGGACCGCAGTGACCGAGGCGGCTACTGCGACATCACCGTCTGGAGCAAGCCCGGAACCCTCCCGGACGACAGCGCTCTGCTCGACATCGCCGAGAAGGTTCTTCCGAGGATCCCCGAACGGTCTGCCTAG
- a CDS encoding phosphoribosyltransferase yields MSDVRENLSYEGFGVAVRELAQTIADDGYEPDIVLSIARGGVFVAGGLAYALDCKNIHLVNVEFYTGVGTTLDMPVMLAPVPDTIDFSDKKVLITDDVADTGKTLKLVHDFCVDAVAEVRSAVIYEKSQSLVKCEYVWKRTDEWINFPWSVEKPVVKRAGQVLDA; encoded by the coding sequence GTGAGTGACGTGCGGGAGAACCTCAGTTACGAAGGCTTCGGGGTCGCGGTTCGTGAGCTTGCCCAGACCATCGCCGACGACGGGTACGAGCCCGACATCGTGCTCAGCATCGCCCGCGGTGGCGTCTTCGTGGCCGGCGGGCTCGCGTACGCCCTCGACTGCAAGAACATCCACCTCGTGAACGTCGAGTTCTACACGGGCGTCGGGACCACCCTCGACATGCCGGTCATGCTCGCGCCCGTCCCCGACACCATCGACTTCTCCGACAAGAAGGTGCTGATCACGGACGACGTGGCCGACACCGGCAAGACGCTGAAGCTCGTGCACGACTTCTGCGTCGACGCCGTCGCCGAGGTCCGCTCCGCCGTCATCTACGAGAAGTCCCAGTCCCTGGTGAAGTGCGAGTACGTGTGGAAGCGCACCGATGAGTGGATCAACTTCCCGTGGAGCGTCGAGAAGCCCGTCGTGAAGCGGGCCGGGCAAGTGCTGGACGCCTAG
- a CDS encoding PIN domain-containing protein has product MIIVIADTSGLLAALDLTHPEHGAANEAIMAAGLLVMSPLLLAELDHVATRELGRAAAVSAIDDLRRWMSRGRIVMPEITQDHLGAAQSVRVRYGALDLDLADAVNVALAADYDTDAILTLDRRDFRAVRPLGRYKAFRVLPDDLPL; this is encoded by the coding sequence GTGATCATCGTCATTGCGGACACGTCCGGCCTTCTGGCCGCTCTCGACTTGACGCACCCGGAACACGGAGCGGCGAACGAGGCGATTATGGCGGCCGGTCTCTTGGTGATGTCCCCGCTCCTGCTGGCGGAACTCGATCACGTGGCCACGCGCGAGTTGGGGCGCGCAGCCGCCGTCAGCGCGATCGATGACCTGCGGCGGTGGATGAGCCGGGGTCGGATCGTCATGCCCGAGATCACGCAAGACCACTTGGGCGCCGCGCAGTCCGTCCGAGTCCGCTACGGCGCGCTCGACCTGGACCTCGCCGACGCGGTGAACGTGGCGCTCGCCGCCGACTACGACACCGACGCGATCCTCACCCTCGACCGGCGGGACTTCCGGGCCGTACGGCCGTTGGGCCGCTACAAGGCGTTCCGGGTACTACCCGACGACCTCCCGCTCTGA
- the dcd gene encoding dCTP deaminase, with protein sequence MLLSDKDIRAEIDAGRVRIDPYDESMVQPSSIDVRLDRYFRVFENHRYPHIDPSVEQADLTRLVEPEGDEPFILHPGEFVLASTYEVISLPDDLASRLEGKSSLGRLGLVTHSTAGFIDPGFSGHVTLELSNLATLPIKLWPGMKIGQLCMFQLSSPAEFPYGSDRYGSRYQGQRGPTASRSFLNFHRTQV encoded by the coding sequence GTGCTTCTCTCTGACAAGGACATCCGGGCCGAGATCGACGCCGGGCGTGTGCGGATCGACCCCTACGACGAATCCATGGTGCAGCCCTCAAGCATCGATGTGCGGCTCGACCGCTACTTCCGGGTGTTCGAGAACCACCGCTACCCCCACATCGACCCCTCCGTCGAGCAGGCGGATCTGACGCGGCTCGTCGAGCCCGAGGGTGACGAGCCGTTCATCCTGCACCCGGGGGAGTTCGTCCTCGCCAGTACGTACGAGGTCATCAGCCTGCCCGACGACCTCGCGTCCCGGCTTGAGGGCAAGAGTTCGCTCGGGCGGCTCGGGCTGGTCACCCACTCCACCGCCGGGTTCATCGACCCCGGGTTCTCCGGGCACGTGACCCTTGAGCTGTCCAACCTCGCGACCCTCCCCATCAAGCTCTGGCCGGGGATGAAGATCGGGCAGCTGTGCATGTTCCAGCTCAGCTCGCCGGCCGAGTTCCCGTACGGCAGCGACCGGTACGGGTCCCGCTACCAGGGGCAGCGCGGCCCGACCGCCTCCCGTTCCTTCCTCAACTTCCACCGGACCCAGGTGTGA
- a CDS encoding VOC family protein — MAIQRMDNVGIVVEDLDAAIAFFVELGMELEGRAEVEGLVADQCTGLDGVHCDIAMVRTPDGHSRLELARYRSPEAISDGPRNRPHNILGTHRVMFAVDDIKDTVARLRPHGAELVGEIARFEDSYLLCYLRGPEGIIVGLAEQLR; from the coding sequence ATGGCGATTCAGCGGATGGACAACGTCGGCATCGTCGTCGAGGACCTGGACGCAGCCATCGCGTTCTTCGTGGAACTCGGTATGGAGCTGGAGGGCAGGGCGGAGGTCGAGGGCCTCGTCGCGGACCAGTGCACCGGCCTCGACGGTGTCCACTGCGACATCGCGATGGTCCGGACCCCGGACGGCCACAGCCGGCTGGAGCTGGCGAGGTACCGCAGCCCCGAGGCGATCAGCGACGGGCCGCGCAACCGGCCGCACAACATCCTGGGTACGCACCGCGTCATGTTCGCCGTCGACGACATCAAGGACACGGTTGCCCGCCTGCGCCCGCACGGCGCCGAACTCGTCGGCGAGATCGCCCGCTTCGAGGACAGCTACCTGCTCTGCTACCTCCGCGGCCCGGAGGGCATCATCGTCGGCCTGGCCGAGCAACTGCGCTGA
- a CDS encoding CopG family transcriptional regulator: MSMKRTNVYADPEDLAIIKEAAKRRGISEAEIIRQGIHLAAMANRVWDEPLFSRTFEGSGRTPTKAEVRDAVADAVRRETDPGTAA; encoded by the coding sequence ATGTCCATGAAGCGTACGAACGTCTATGCCGACCCCGAAGACCTGGCAATCATCAAGGAGGCGGCCAAGCGGAGGGGCATAAGCGAGGCCGAGATCATCCGACAGGGGATCCATCTCGCGGCCATGGCGAACCGAGTCTGGGACGAGCCCCTTTTCTCGCGGACGTTCGAGGGGTCGGGGCGTACGCCGACCAAGGCTGAGGTCCGTGACGCGGTCGCCGATGCGGTCCGCCGCGAGACAGACCCCGGAACCGCCGCGTGA
- a CDS encoding M15 family metallopeptidase codes for MSEIVLMSDPRVAAVPVEECGEALVDVRRGRLLLVDERKLHDSAGAFAYLRGGVLDRLLEAQEQLPTGLRLLFVEGYRPPSLQRRYFDDYAAQLRAGQPQWSAEQVRSAASRYVSPPETAPHSAGAAVDLTLADDEGRELDMGTPMNATPEESAGACYTQAGDISAEARSHRDILSSALTAVGLVNYPTEWWHWSYGDRYWALETGAAVARYGPRELG; via the coding sequence ATGTCTGAGATTGTTCTGATGTCCGACCCGCGCGTCGCGGCCGTGCCCGTCGAGGAGTGCGGTGAGGCGCTCGTGGATGTCCGCCGGGGCCGCCTTCTGCTGGTCGACGAGCGGAAGTTGCACGACTCCGCCGGTGCCTTCGCGTATCTGCGGGGCGGGGTGCTCGACCGGCTCCTCGAAGCACAGGAACAACTGCCCACCGGCCTGCGGCTGTTGTTCGTCGAGGGTTATCGCCCGCCGTCCCTCCAGCGTCGCTACTTCGACGACTACGCCGCCCAGTTGCGTGCCGGACAACCGCAGTGGTCGGCCGAACAGGTCCGCTCGGCAGCCAGCCGTTACGTGTCCCCGCCCGAGACAGCACCGCACAGTGCCGGGGCGGCCGTCGATCTGACGCTCGCTGACGACGAGGGGCGCGAGCTCGACATGGGCACGCCTATGAACGCCACTCCGGAGGAGAGCGCCGGGGCCTGTTACACGCAGGCCGGCGACATCAGCGCCGAGGCCCGCTCCCATCGGGACATCCTGAGTTCCGCGCTCACCGCCGTCGGGCTGGTCAACTACCCCACGGAGTGGTGGCACTGGTCCTACGGAGACCGCTACTGGGCCTTGGAAACCGGCGCGGCGGTCGCCCGCTACGGGCCCAGGGAACTCGGCTGA
- a CDS encoding DUF4232 domain-containing protein — translation MSGNRRKAFLVSAVVVGSALLMTACQDTDKDSDTGAGKKPSSSAGSTGDAGSPSGTSTPGSDQAPGKGTDASEGTEGADGSGVDTGDGTREKVEQTCGANDIAWSTRSESQAGGYILIIAKAKSGITCYLPAALPTVAFGSDGTEAGPAEQSVGEQIKLSGSTAAYAGVNPKTTNTDGGKELEHIIVAIGNEDPEPVSLPVDAFTVDKPIVTNWHTSPTDAVPFSG, via the coding sequence ATGTCTGGCAACCGTCGTAAGGCCTTCCTCGTCTCCGCCGTCGTCGTGGGCAGCGCCCTGCTGATGACCGCGTGCCAGGACACGGACAAGGACTCGGACACCGGCGCCGGGAAGAAGCCTTCCTCCTCCGCGGGTTCGACGGGAGACGCGGGCAGCCCGTCCGGTACGTCGACCCCGGGCAGTGACCAGGCCCCGGGCAAGGGAACCGACGCGAGCGAGGGGACCGAGGGCGCGGACGGTTCCGGCGTCGACACCGGTGACGGCACGCGGGAGAAGGTCGAACAGACCTGTGGCGCCAACGACATCGCCTGGAGCACCAGGTCCGAGAGCCAGGCCGGCGGCTACATCCTGATCATCGCGAAGGCGAAGTCGGGGATCACCTGCTACCTGCCCGCCGCGCTGCCGACCGTGGCGTTCGGGTCCGACGGCACCGAGGCGGGTCCCGCGGAGCAGTCCGTCGGCGAGCAGATCAAGCTGAGCGGGAGCACCGCCGCCTACGCCGGGGTGAACCCGAAGACCACCAACACGGACGGCGGCAAGGAGCTGGAGCACATCATCGTCGCCATCGGCAACGAGGACCCCGAGCCGGTCAGCCTGCCGGTCGACGCCTTCACCGTCGACAAGCCGATCGTCACCAACTGGCACACCTCCCCGACCGACGCCGTTCCCTTCAGCGGCTGA